The Huiozyma naganishii CBS 8797 chromosome 1, complete genome genome window below encodes:
- the TUL1 gene encoding ubiquitin-protein ligase TUL1 (similar to Saccharomyces cerevisiae TUL1 (YKL034W); ancestral locus Anc_2.545): MEIDGNTLLFIIIVFYIFFSSPGGDGVSSTFEFNQMKILKETLDLEYQLFNNMTYDSNFKNITGLKLSYQDILDNPDQNATFPLPNKNYNSWNVGQSHMLLPDKVINYIQDEVWNISELENKNNVFPFNISSSLRGTTDLISNHKYEKIRMPIPNFYKTPSGFSVDQPELGDDYSAEWPGSSEVHNVTFQRGDINIKVTHINRVSNDLGSSKKYSFNSQDDKWKFLELQITFNDDAEKEKHSLTTFGVYDIQRGRILSLSDSAKFHSLFAFPHYMSLDQDENLRKESFEQSKKLITEYWDTSKYIDTLRIGDLSAAYHNAQEKCEYAIFLQIDPWNQYTKDQLKMIDDELNWPLGRPANLSDLPPISISSGLFFSPDCGVSLKLDNVRGPRYELQTKKVRYHLLCGVILIMCQIYLLLCQMKHTNTPSSVNKISFYSFRMINLVDGILAMVYFIASSIVAELYLPLVISAFCSFILASLFETRYLIAVYASQANEEGISIRTLFEGNTEGPERQRVIPEVPDEAAISGGIYGRFFFFLVTFSFLAISAPAWPRNVRLFVEYTGLFILNSYWVPQILRNAVKGIPARNIRRRNENARNRGQTKLPLLWKFVVGTTIIRVLPVIYIFTYPSNIFKHHKNVKFVVLLSLWLLFQVSILYSQDILGARWFLPQHTIPEGYSYFKSVTSQYLAEHGDESLVETNSVDCSICMSGIPLYVDDKPETHKVDQYSYMVTPCNHIFHTECLENWMSYKLQCPVCRTPLPPV; this comes from the coding sequence ATGGAGATTGATGGGAACACGCTACTATTTATTATAATAGTTTTCTACATCTTTTTCTCCTCCCCTGGAGGCGATGGGGTCTCTTCAACATTTGAGTTTAACCAAAtgaagatcttgaaggagacACTCGATTTAGAGTACCAGTTGTTTAATAATATGACTTATGATAGTAACTTTAAGAATATAACTGGTTTGAAGCTAAGCTACCAAGATATATTAGACAACCCAGATCAGAATGCCACTTTCCCCTTACCTAATAAGAATTACAACAGCTGGAACGTTGGCCAATCGCACATGCTCTTACCCGACAAAGTTATCAATTATATTCAAGACGAGGTGTGGAATATTAGTGAGCtagaaaacaaaaacaacgTATTCCCCTTCAATATTTCTAGTAGTTTACGAGGGACCACAGATTTGATATCGAATCATAAGTATGAGAAAATACGTATGCCGATACCCAACTTCTACAAAACTCCGTCTGGGTTTTCCGTTGATCAGCCTGAACTTGGCGATGACTACTCGGCGGAATGGCCGGGATCCAGTGAAGTACACAACGTCACTTTTCAGCGCGGAGATATTAATATCAAAGTTACCCATATTAATAGGGTGTCAAATGATTTGGGTTCGAGTAAGAAATACTCCTTTAATTCTCAGGACGACAAGTGGAAATTTTTGGAGCTGCAAATCACTTTCAATGATGATgcagaaaaggaaaagcATAGTCTGACAACGTTTGGGGTCTATGACATCCAGCGTGGTCGAATATTGTCTCTTTCAGATAGTGCTAAGTTCCACTCACTTTTCGCATTTCCTCACTATATGAGTCTGGACCAAGATGAAAACTTGCGGAAGGAATCATTTGAGCAGTCCAAAAAACTAATAACAGAATACTGGGATACTTCCAAGTACATAGACACACTAAGGATAGGTGACCTTAGTGCTGCATACCACAATGCTCAGGAAAAATGCGAGTACGCGATTTTTTTGCAGATAGACCCTTGGAACCAATACACAAAAGACCAACTAAAGATGATAGACGACGAGCTGAATTGGCCGCTTGGTCGACCAGCCAATTTGTCTGACTTGCCGCCAATCAGTATCAGTTCAGGATTGTTTTTCTCCCCAGATTGTGGTGTTTCTTTAAAGCTGGATAACGTGAGGGGACCTAGATACGAGTTGCAGACCAAAAAGGTAAGATACCATCTACTCTGTGGTGTTATTCTGATTATGTGTCAGATATATCTGTTGTTATGCCAGATGAAACACACCAACACACCTTCAAGCGTTAACAAGATTTCATTTTATTCCTTCCGAATGATAAATCTGGTGGATGGGATTTTAGCGATGGTCTACTTTATTGCATCCAGCATTGTGGCAGAATTGTATCTCCCCCTTGTGATAAGTGCGTTTTGCTCATTCATTTTAGCATCTCTGTTTGAGACGAGGTATTTGATCGCTGTGTACGCCTCACAAGCAAACGAAGAGGGGATCAGTATACGAACATTGTTTGAAGGGAACACAGAAGGTCCAGAGAGACAGAGAGTAATACCTGAAGTACCTGACGAAGCAGCTATAAGTGGAGGGATATATGGTcggtttttctttttcctgGTTACTTTTTCCTTCCTGGCTATAAGTGCGCCAGCTTGGCCACGAAATGTAAGATTGTTTGTGGAGTACACTGGATTGTTTATTCTCAACTCGTATTGGGTACCGCAAATTTTGAGGAATGCAGTCAAGGGAATCCCAGCGCGGAATATTCGAAGACGGAATGAGAACGCAAGGAACAGAGGGCAGACCAAATTACCATTACTGTGGAAGTTTGTCGTTGGCACAACGATTATCAGGGTGCTACCAGTAATATACATCTTCACTTACCCATCGAACATATTCAAGCACCACAAAAATGTGAAGTTTGTCGTACTGTTATCGCTGTGGTTGCTATTCCAGGTGTCTATATTGTACTCGCAAGATATCCTAGGAGCACGCTGGTTCTTGCCTCAACATACCATTCCAGAAGGATATTCATACTTCAAGTCTGTGACATCTCAATACCTTGCCGAGCATGGAGACGAGAGCTTGGTGGAGACGAACTCAGTGGATTGTTCGATTTGTATGTCTGGGATACCATTGTACGTGGATGACAAACCAGAAACACACAAGGTCGATCAGTACAGTTACATGGTTACACCATGCAATCACATCTTCCACACTGAATGCCTGGAGAACTGGATGAGCTACAAACTGCAATGTCCCGTATGCAGAACACCACTTCCTCCGGTATGA
- the SPC42 gene encoding Spc42p (similar to Saccharomyces cerevisiae SPC42 (YKL042W); ancestral locus Anc_2.563) has protein sequence MNASPTPKRYSSFNAMDGDKYYFGERPLRNKYRDDRDRLIPREYRESAKTFEELLAEVKALNRNLNERQQDIMRLTALTDTLRGKLKKYVDVSQRYKAERDDLLEEVAALRVRDRELDRREPDHREPDHREPDRIHINKRTAGGGGNGAERDQGQDPDVLTAKMDKIYDVLSRLQPGEHHAPATTDRAPSEQDIIVRETEELKQLEDAVMEYRQKVKVKRENDRRKTSLQQELLKLQKDLGGEDRAPQGTSDSNRRATSTSTKIPLHVAGDDSISKRSILRSAS, from the coding sequence ATGAACGCGTCGCCCACGCCAAAGAGATACAGTTCGTTCAACGCCATGGATGGGGACAAGTACTACTTTGGGGAGAGACCGCTGCGGAACAAGTACAGGGACGACAGGGACAGGTTGATCCCAAGAGAGTACAGGGAGTCCGCGAAGACCTTTGAGGAGCTGTTGGCAGAGGTGAAGGCTTTGAATAGGAATCTGAACGAGAGACAGCAGGACATCATGCGGTTGACTGCGCTGACGGACACGCTACGGGGGAAACTGAAGAAATATGTGGACGTGTCGCAGCGGTACAAAGCGGAGCGGGACGATTTGCTCGAGGAGGTCGCCGCATTGCGCGTTCGAGACAGGGAGTTGGATCGTAGGGAGCCGGACCATAGGGAACCGGACCATAGGGAACCGGACCGTATACATATCAACAAGAGAACCGCTGGTGGTGGAGGCAACGGTGCGGAGAGAGACCAGGGGCAGGATCCAGATGTGCTGACCGCGAAAATGGATAAGATATACGACGTACTGTCGCGGTTACAACCTGGAGAACACCACGCACCTGCGACTACGGACCGTGCACCCTCGGAGCAAGATATTATAGTGAGAGAAACGGAAGAATTGAAACAGTTAGAGGACGCCGTCATGGAGTACAGGCAGAAAGTGAAAGTCAAGAGGGAAAACGATAGGAGGAAGACGTCGTTGCAACAGGAACTACTCAAACTGCAGAAGGATCTCGGTGGGGAGGACCGAGCTCCACAGGGAACGTCGGACTCGAACCGACGGgccaccagcaccagcaccaagATCCCGCTACACGTGGCTGGGGACGACAGTATAAGTAAACGGTCCATACTGCGCTCCGCATCCTGA
- the PTM1 gene encoding Ptm1p (similar to Saccharomyces cerevisiae YHL017W and PTM1 (YKL039W); ancestral locus Anc_2.552) produces MKWSLYRCVVLLLWQVIGFAAANKEKLNKKNYEVCSGMYSKNDWHGKVDPFISFNLKKLKSEYGEESSVSVAIYDFQDYLHLGVQRPDGTPQYICDDYAIGAGLCEDADRGTFIVEKTSYDPFDKENKTLVNPIMTFSQDSVGLHDTKYPISKTGFYCVTVFTSSEDVDFNAVVNFRNSYGHLSGAEINKLPLYGLLAVGYVVAMCLFLFAFWKHKHELLPLQKYVLAFYVFLTAETIFVWAYFDLKNEKGDVAGTKVYMVFLSLMTGGKIVFSFFLLLIVALGYGIVYPKLNKTLMRRCQFYSAFSYVACCAFLIHSYLSDPEAPSPLIFISFAPFVVTMAGFYIMILRSMTKTVGYLKEQRQVVKLGMYKKLLMILYGAMVVLMIGLVITSIIFTSMNSIKMVEKNWRSRFFFTDFWPSLVYFCVFVVISFIWRPTDTSYMLAVSQQLPTDPENVADFDLSDLQSLGEPLDDTELGNDDNLSIVTNDDNFQGSPQQAAADLDNEPDFNFDDTEEGPDSTKNK; encoded by the coding sequence atgaagtGGAGTTTGTATCGCTGTGTGgttttgctgctgtggcAGGTTATCGGGTTTGCTGCGGCGAAcaaggagaaactgaacaagaagaactaTGAGGTTTGCTCCGGTATGTACTCCAAGAACGACTGGCACGGGAAAGTGGACCCGTTCATCtcgttcaacttgaagaagctgaaaaGTGAGTACGGGGAGGAGAGTAGTGTCTCTGTGGCCATCTACGATTTCCAGGATTACTTGCACCTCGGGGTCCAAAGGCCCGATGGAACCCCACAGTATATCTGTGACGACTACGCGATCGGTGCTGGACTCTGTGAGGATGCTGACCGTGGGACTTTCATTGTCGAGAAGACAAGTTACGATCCTTTTGACAAGGAGAACAAGACGCTGGTGAATCCAATCATGACCTTTTCGCAGGACTCTGTTGGGTTACACGACACGAAGTACCCTATCTCGAAGACCGGGTTCTATTGTGTGACCGTCTTTACAAGTTCCGAGGACGTTGATTTCAACGCGGTCGTCAATTTCAGAAACTCGTACGGGCATCTGTCCGGTGCGGAGATCAACAAGTTGCCCCTGTACGGGCTGCTTGCAGTTGGATACGTTGTCGCGATGTGTctgttcctctttgccTTTTGGAAGCACAAGCACGAGTTGTTACCGCTACAGAAGTACGTTCTTGCCTTCTACGTGTTTTTGACCGCTGAGACGATCTTTGTCTGGGCATACTTTGACTTAAAGAACGAGAAGGGGGACGTTGCAGGGACAAAAGTGTACATGGTTTTTCTGTCGCTGATGACCGGTGGTAAGATtgtgttttctttcttcctgttgCTGATTGTGGCACTAGGGTACGGGATTGTGTACCcgaaattgaacaagacaCTGATGAGACGGTGCCAGTTCTACTCCGCGTTCAGCTACGTTGCCTGCTGCGCGTTCCTGATCCACAGCTACCTGTCGGACCCGGAGGCACCCTCGCCCCTGATCTTCATCAGTTTCGCGCCCTTCGTGGTCACGATGGCAGGGTTCTACATCATGATCTTGCGGTCAATGACCAAGACGGTCGGATACTTGAAGGAGCAGAGACAGGTGGTGAAACTGGGGATGTACAAGAAGCTGTTGATGATTCTGTACGGTGCGATGGTGGTGCTGATGATCGGGCTTGTCATCACGTCGATCATCTTCACGAGCATGAACTCGATCAAGATGgtggagaagaactggCGGTCGCGTTTTTTCTTCACAGATTTCTGGCCCTCGCTCGTGTACTTCTGCGTCTTCGTCGTGATCTCGTTCATTTGGAGACCCACAGACACGTCGTACATGCTTGCCGTGTCCCAGCAGTTGCCCACTGACCCAGAGAACGTCGCAGACTTCGACCTTAGCGACTTGCAGTCTCTGGGAGAACCCCTTGACGACACAGAACTCGGTAACGACGACAACCTTAGCATCGTGACCAACGACGACAACTTCCAGGGGTCTCCGCAACAAGCGGCAGCTGACCTGGACAACGAACCGGACTTCAATTTCGACGATACCGAGGAGGGCCCAGACTCTACAAAGAACAAGTGA
- the PHD1 gene encoding Phd1p (similar to Saccharomyces cerevisiae PHD1 (YKL043W) and SOK2 (YMR016C); ancestral locus Anc_2.564), which produces MPGYGQGTQISRTGSSNSNSSSSNEVLGQSGYFPQQQYMVPQPMLSRTSQAGYYYYYQPAMVQMPQQAPLPQLAPAQHLAPLPQMLRPIQPLAMSPPAQPASRSNSNTSSGPQPVPRKARRGTGDGHLANPRMITTMWEDERTLCYQVEANGVSVVRRADNDMINGTKLLNVTKMTRGRQGRDPEGRESAYRGENRVHAPQGRVDPLRASVPHRRTGEDLRPLVPVVRQGHQGSAETDDADVYSPADARCKCRGRGLGPGYRCHAK; this is translated from the coding sequence ATGCCGGGCTACGGTCAAGGCACGCAGATAAGCAGAACGGGCAGCAGTAATAGtaacagcagcagcagcaatgAGGTGCTGGGTCAAAGTGGGTATTTCCCGCAGCAACAGTATATGGTGCCGCAACCGATGCTCAGCAGGACTAGCCAGGCCGGGTACTACTACTATTACCAGCCTGCAATGGTGCAGATGCCGCAACAGGCTCCGTTACCTCAATTGGCACCAGCACAGCATCTCGCGCCGCTGCCACAGATGCTGAGGCCCATTCAACCTCTGGCGATGTCACCGCCCGCTCAGCCCGCCTCgaggagcaacagcaacacaAGTAGTGGTCCACAACCTGTCCCGAGGAAGGCTCGGCGTGGCACTGGTGACGGTCACTTGGCCAACCCGAGGATGATCACGACGATGTGGGAGGACGAGAGGACACTCTGTTACCAAGTGGAAGCCAACGGTGTCTCCGTGGTGAGGAGGGCAGATAACGATATGATCAACGGCACGAAGTTGTTGAACGtgacgaagatgacgagGGGGCGGCAGGGACGGGATCCTGAGGGGCGAGAAAGTGCGTACCGTGGTGAAAATAGGGTCCATGCACCTCAAGGGCGTGTGGATCCCCTTCGAGCGAGCGTACCTCATCGCAGAACGGGAGAAGATCTTCGACCTCTTGTACCCGTTGTTCGTCAAGGACATCAAGGGTCTGCTGAAACAGATGACGCCGACGTATATAGCCCCGCAGATGCACGGTGCAAGTGCCGCGGCCGCGGCCTCGGGCCCGGATACAGGTGTCACGCAAAATAG
- the VPS24 gene encoding ESCRT-III subunit protein VPS24 (similar to Saccharomyces cerevisiae VPS24 (YKL041W); ancestral locus Anc_2.558) has translation MDYMKRAIWGPDPKEQHRRIKGVLRKNGRAIDRNLRDLSALQGKTKQLIQRAAKKQDYKSVQVYAKELYQINKQYGRMYTSKAQLDSVGMKIEEAYKMRTITNQMAQSASLMHEVNSLVHLPQLQSTMVELEKELMKAGIISEMVDDTMESVGEDTELDEEVDAEVNKIVEQYTSEQFSKVGTVPEDRLAAEQPVASPPQQQQQQEQPIPEGQIEEEADKMLQDMRDRLKSLQN, from the coding sequence ATGGACTACATGAAGAGGGCAATATGGGGTCCCGACCCTAAGGAGCAACACAGGCGGATCAAGGGTGTTTTGAGGAAGAACGGTCGGGCGATAGACCGGAACCTACGGGATCTTTCCGCGTTGCAGGGCAAGACGAAACAACTGATCCAGCGGGCCGCTAAGAAGCAGGATTACAAGAGCGTGCAGGTGTACGCGAAGGAGCTGTACCAGATCAACAAGCAGTACGGGCGGATGTACACGTCTAAGGCGCAGCTGGACTCCGTGGGGATGAAGATCGAGGAAGCGTACAAGATGAGGACGATCACGAACCAGATGGCGCAGTCCGCGAGCCTGATGCATGAGGTGAACTCGCTTGTTCACTTGCCACAGCTGCAGTCCACGATGGTGGAACTGGAGAAAGAACTGATGAAGGCAGGGATCATCAGCGAGATGGTCGACGACACGATGGAGTCCGTTGGGGAGGACACAGAGCTCGACGAGGAGGTAGACGCGGAGGTTAATAAGATTGTTGAACAGTACACCAGCGAGCAATTCTCAAAAGTCGGCACCGTTCCAGAAGACCGGCTCGCTGCAGAACAGCCCGTTGCATCGCCgccgcaacagcagcaacagcaagaacagCCCATCCCAGAGGGCCAAATCGAAGAGGAGGCGGACAAAATGCTTCAAGATATGCGTGACCGTCTCAAGTCCCTGCAGAACTGA
- the RGT1 gene encoding Rgt1p (similar to Saccharomyces cerevisiae EDS1 (YBR033W) and RGT1 (YKL038W); ancestral locus Anc_2.547), producing MTLSMDADKANEPLPISPGKMSHGSAGDSRSGQRRTADPPMEMHGKKRTKASRACDQCRRKKIKCDYNDMRNICTNCQRIGERCSFERVPLKRGPTKGYSRQHRNSGSTAAATPTAGSTPPEMDRQKRHYSVGSAGEQNRYVASTPTPGQVPNAVLLPPLANYGYSPQLGPERIQDAKVPKRMSLPDDGALAHKNSNLDTAGIQVNAARPSSSGGVGTGAGKYPGSVGALHPGIIPGAGVVTGTVTPNNVNVAQQQFWKVPYHDYPHQRRGSIDSLLSDISVRNLNSSDQLFYGAPAQPPRQQSQSPAQQQPQIQMHQSSLGSPISGNIGAATVTNSVSGPANGPYWSYFKNFNPITNPEDQDMQFRRSSSIPSLLRQNSNPVIAGQQQLPHPSGSQRQPSYPYSQFHNHQQQQQQHQTPQIQGNVPTGVNTTTLSSFGQYATNGGFHSRNSSTMSEAMSPSASTVFPNSTALLPENGQQRPPQAGSAPNQRTPTTAGSAEKTTYAKTNCQIKNFSLLCSHERHHANSGADAIVRPTSVPVVRKFNPEDPLCPTDTPSANKNVLGNSKKGSPAPHSTNVFKRSDSATSSQIRRGNSITSISSLMDPVAHPTAETHRVSSTGNVNSITNPKLTRTPMTANVESALSGSGTRSNMNQISCSTTPVTKDLGPEREMKYGRISDMELIDIYYEFIHTGFPIIPLNKKTLTGDILLINTQPVSSIHELNNYVILWFRNSLELLVRLAMKRGKGSFLSEEFNNPFDAESRGSNKENARENPLSNNGQGSPDGWDINKNPHKKKNSPSEGDDLSVNDYFEIQTIFISALNECFQKIVDIHPKLRENKDMISPKIKIIYLSTFIILNYILSYVGYDNSFVLGMSVTIFNEFKLYKILFVDTKLEKEETPNETALDCSIVFKRLYVLLIIFDSLQSCTFGGPKLLNIPITGTIDSFFDNSNLEKNNVNSTESYVEKWCIEEDPVKLHYMLQDLKLGEFITELSIHRKSVNYFSLKSTSLDNLAWIPDPPRDETHPASDAHEFITISRLFHDLLITKQKFINTLISLSLVNNSEFKLTLELSATIAGAVSKLITQTLQILTLAMRLNPTNSIDPVYRPLEKPQPSPASSRSANSLSIPTDAANDFYQKLLGLNKDKNKDNAETLRRGVIAPYAVPIFYELHNVINIIKKLPTQLIGTVMQVAYVDNSKAQSIVVKLSNSMNELVQIMSLLNMIRPFKIFDTDLNERSIVDESSVGELKMKWKFVKPDEKPGEKNEIVERFINIGWKLFDDAELGWL from the coding sequence ATGACTCTCTCGATGGATGCGGACAAAGCAAACGAGCCGCTCCCCATAAGTCCCGGGAAGATGTCGCATGGCAGCGCAGGAGACAGCAGGTCCGGACAGAGGCGGACCGCGGATCCCCCGATGGAGATGCATGGTAAGAAGCGGACGAAGGCGTCGCGGGCGTGTGATCAGTGcaggaggaagaaaataaagTGCGATTACAACGACATGAGGAACATCTGTACCAACTGTCAACGGATCGGCGAAAGGTgcagttttgaaagagtgCCCTTGAAGAGAGGTCCAACGAAGGGCTACAGTAGACAGCACAGAAACTCAGGGTCCACGGCTGCGGCTACCCCCACTGCAGGGAGCACCCCGCCAGAGATGGACAGGCAGAAGAGGCACTACAGCGTTGGCAGCGCGGGGGAGCAAAACAGGTACGTCGCGTCGACGCCGACTCCAGGACAAGTCCCAAATGCGGTATTACTACCACCCCTCGCAAACTATGGTTACTCACCACAATTGGGTCCAGAAAGGATCCAGGATGCAAAAGTACCGAAGAGAATGTCGCTCCCGGATGACGGTGCATTGGCGCATAAAAATAGCAATTTGGATACTGCAGGTATACAGGTAAATGCAGCAAGGCCGTCGTCGTCCGGTGGTGTTGGTACTGGTGCTGGGAAGTATCCAGGCTCCGTGGGGGCTCTGCACCCGGGAATTATCCCTGGTGCGGGTGTCGTCACGGGCACAGTGACTCCCAATAACGTAAACGTGGCACAAcaacagttttggaaagtcCCCTACCACGACTATCCTCACCAGAGGAGGGGATCGATCGACTCGTTGCTAAGCGACATCTCTGTAAGGAATTTAAACTCGTCCGATCAGTTGTTTTACGGTGCACCGGCGCAACCACCACGGCAGCAGTCACAGTCGCCAGCACAGCAACAACCGCAGATACAAATGCATCAGTCATCGTTAGGGTCGCCGATTAGTGGTAATATAGGCGCGGCCACCGTGACTAACAGCGTGTCTGGACCCGCTAACGGGCCGTACTGGtcgtacttcaaaaacttcaacCCAATCACAAACCCAGAAGATCAAGATATGCAGTTCAGAAGGTCGAGTTCCATCCCGTCGCTTTTAAGACAGAATTCAAATCCGGTTATTGCGGggcagcaacaactgccGCACCCTTCTGGTAGTCAACGTCAACCGTCATACCCATACTCGCAGTTTCATaatcatcaacagcagcagcaacagcatcAGACACCGCAAATACAGGGAAATGTGCCAACGGGGGTAAATACCACAACCCTTTCGTCCTTTGGACAGTACGCCACAAACGGAGGGTTCCATTCGAGAAATAGCTCTACGATGAGTGAGGCGATGTCTCCAAGCGCATCAACAGTATTCCCGAACAGTACAGCTCTGCTTCCGGAAAACGGCCAACAGCGACCCCCACAGGCAGGATCTGCACCGAACCAACGAACCCCCACCACGGCAGGATCTGCAGAGAAAACTACCTACGCCAAAACGAACTGCCAGATCAAAAACTTTAGTCTTCTGTGTTCTCACGAGAGGCATCATGCGAATAGTGGCGCAGACGCGATCGTGAGGCCGACATCGGTGCCAGTGGTAAGGAAATTCAACCCAGAGGACCCACTGTGTCCGACAGATACGCCAAGCGCAAACAAGAATGTTCTTGGGAATAGCAAAAAGGGCTCCCCCGCGCCGCATTCTACGAATGTGTTCAAAAGATCGGATTCCGCCACGTCTAGCCAAATACGACGTGGGAACTCGATTACCTCCATCAGCTCGCTGATGGACCCTGTCGCACACCCAACAGCAGAGACGCACAGGGTCAGCTCCACGGGGAACGTTAATTCAATCACCAACCCAAAGCTGACCAGGACTCCCATGACTGCAAATGTGGAGTCGGCACTGAGTGGGAGTGGTACCCGTTCAAATATGAACCAGATAAGTTGCTCGACGACCCCTGTGACAAAGGACCTGGGCCCCGAGCGCGAGATGAAGTACGGGCGCATCTCTGATATGGAACTGATCGACATATACTACGAGTTTATCCACACGGGTTTCCCTATCATACCACTCAATAAGAAGACTCTCACTGGCGATATTCTTCTAATTAACACTCAACCTGTCTCCTCAATCCACGAACTAAATAATTATGTGATTTTGTGGTTCAGAAATTCGTTAGAGCTGTTGGTAAGATTGGCCATGAAGCGGGGAAAAGGAAGTTTTCTCAGCGAGGAGTTCAACAATCCCTTTGATGCGGAGAGTAGAGGCAGTAACAAAGAAAATGCTAGGGAAAACCCTCTTTCCAACAACGGCCAGGGGTCCCCAGATGGTTGGGACATAAACAAGAACCCAcataaaaagaagaattcTCCCTCAGAAGGCGATGATCTGAGTGTCAACGACTATTTTGAAATTCAAACTATATTCATTTCCGCGCTTAACGAATgcttccaaaaaattgtaGACATTCACCCTAAACTTCGGGAAAACAAAGACATGATATCACCGAAGATCAAGATCATTTACTTGTCCACATTCATTATCCTGAATTACATTTTGTCATACGTAGGTTACGACAACTCCTTTGTTCTAGGAATGTCGGTAACCATCttcaacgagttcaagtTGTACAAAATTCTCTTTGTTGACACAAAGCtagaaaaggaggaaacCCCAAATGAGACGGCTTTGGACTGCAGCATTGTCTTCAAAAGACTATACGTGTTGCTGATTATCTTCGATTCTTTGCAAAGCTGCACATTTGGTGGACCCAAGTTGCTAAATATTCCGATAACGGGAACCATTGACAGCTTCTTTGACAATTCAAACTTGGAGAAAAACAACGTCAATAGCACGGAGTCATACGTCGAGAAGTGGTGTATTGAGGAGGACCCTGTTAAGCTTCATTATATGTTGCaagatttgaagttggGCGAGTTCATCACCGAACTAAGCATACACAGAAAGTCTGTCAATTACTTTTCCCTCAAGTCTACATCCTTGGACAACCTAGCATGGATTCCCGATCCCCCACGGGACGAGACTCATCCTGCTTCTGACGCTCACGAATTTATCACGATCTCCAGATTATTCCATGACCTACTGATCACTAAACAAAAGTTCATCAATACCCTAATCTCATTGAGCCTTGTGAACAACTCCGAGTTCAAGCTGACTTTGGAGTTGAGTGCGACGATAGCGGGggctgtttcaaaattgataACACAGACACTTCAAATACTGACGCTGGCCATGCGTCTTAACCCAACGAACAGTATCGACCCCGTTTACAGGCCTTTGGAGAAACCACAGCCCTCACCCGCATCTTCGAGGTCGGCAAACAGTCTCAGCATACCGACTGATGCAGCCAACGACTTTTACCAGAAATTGCTGGGCttgaacaaggacaagaaTAAGGACAACGCCGAAACTTTACGACGTGGTGTCATTGCACCTTACGCAGTACCTATCTTCTACGAACTTCACAATGTGATCAATATTATTAAGAAATTACCAACGCAACTGATAGGGACGGTAATGCAGGTGGCTTATGTCGACAATTCAAAGGCTCAAAGCATTGTAGTCAAATTATCCAATTCCATGAATGAACTCGTCCAAATTATGAGTCTTTTGAACATGATAAGGCCGTTCAAGATCTTTGATACAGATCTGAATGAGAGGTCCATCGTAGATGAGAGCAGTGTGGGGGAGCTGAAGATGAAGTGGAAGTTTGTAAAGCCAGATGAGAAACCCGGTGAGAAAAATGAGATTGTTGAACGGTTTATCAATATTGGATGgaaactgtttgatgatgCTGAGCTGGGATGGCTTTAA